A stretch of DNA from Cryptomeria japonica chromosome 4, Sugi_1.0, whole genome shotgun sequence:
TGCTTTTTGCAGATGGCCCCCTCTATCTTTATCAAGGAGTTTGATGCTCTTTATCAACAATTATTATGGTTCGACAATATTCTCTCCTCAAAATGTGGCTTGGTTAAGTGGGAGTCTTTTTGCAGGTCAAAGTAGGAAGGAGATCTTGGTCTTCGACTAATAAGAATGATTGGGCAATTGTTACCAGCTAATTGGGCAATTGTTACCAACTAAgttatattggaggtggtgtacTTGTTAGGATTCAAATTGGGCTAGGGTGCATACCCATAAGTATATTTGGGGGGTGCCCAGTGCATATGTGCCTCGATATAGCTTGACAGGGAAGGGATCGATGATTTGGAATACGCTTCAAGGAGCGAATCTTATTAAGGAGGGATTGTTTTGGATCTATAAAAAGGATTATGGAGGTCTTTTCTAGCTGGATTCTTAGGATGGTCATCCCCCTATTGTGCATGAGTTTACCCATCTTTGATATCTTTGAAATACTTTGATAAAGACTAGCTAGACTAAGGTGGAGGATTTTAAGACGATAAAGACTAGGGGATCTTTGGAAGTGACTTTCTGGAAAGATGCATGGGAGTGGTTAGGAGGTGGTTATGGGGATGATTGACAAGAACTTGCTAAGATCCTTGTAGGTATGTTATGTAGTTCCCCTATAGGGAGAGATACTCTTGCTTAAAGTCTTGATCCTAAAGGCAAGTTCTCTATGGCCTCGGGTTATTTGTAGTTGGATAGGTAGGTACATGGTTAGGGAGGTGCGCCTTGGAATAAATTCTCTTGACCAAAATGCAATTTTTTCCTATGGTTGGTGGTCTAGGATAAGTTCATCACATGGAAGAATTCATAGAAGTGGGTCTTTCATGGCCCTTCCATTTGTGTTCTTTGTTGTAATGAGGAATATGGTGCTTATCATCTTTTATTTTAGTGTCATTACTCTAGAATGGTCTGATATTGGTGGTGGGAGGCATGGCAACATGTTGTGTTCATGCTGCCTCTTTGGTACATTTGTAGGAAAGTCTAGGGAGACCTCCTTCTAAGACTCTTTTTCTCAAAGTGGCTTGGGTCATTGGTCGTACCCTCATTCTTTGGAATCTCTAGCTAGAAAGAAATAGTAGGAATTTTCATGGTAACAAGATGGGGGAAAGTCAGGCATAGAGAAAATCATTAGTATACTTCAAGAGACAATTTATACAAAGTGTGACCTCTCTTTGGGTGTTGATCTTGGAGATTGTATATTTATTGAGAATGTAAATTTGGGGGATAGTAATGAGGGTTTCGGGGCTAGTAGGAACccttgaaaagttaaaaaaatgATCCATTAGGAAGGGAGATGGCTTCTTTTTCCTGAGAGTGTTTTGAAAGCAAATATTGATGGGTCCTCCTGAGGAAATCCTAGTCATGCACGGGTTGGGGGAGTTGGCAAAGGTTGTGAGGGGGGGGTtgtgttcttttttttttctatttacaaAGGGTACCACTCTAATAATATGATGGAAGATCTTTCTATTTTGTATGTAGTTGAGAGAGGTTGTTCCCCTAGTTGGAACATGATCATTTGTGAGTCTGATTCATAGATTGTCATTGACTTGTTGAATGAACGACAACTGGATGGAATTAATTAGCAGTTAGCCTTAATGATCAATCAAATTTCttatctttttaattttttggattATGTTTCTTTTTTTCATATTCCAATGGATTCGAATAAAGTGGTGGATTGCTTGGCCAAGTGTGCATATGAGAATCTTGAAGGTTGGGATGTGGATGATTGGGGATTATTATCTGCAGATTATGCCGAGACTCTGAAAAATCTTATAATAGAAGATATAGGGATGCAATCTTGGGTTTTGGGTAGATCCTTTGGGATCTTCCTTTGCCTGGTGGGATCTTGTTTTGGTGGATATTCAGGTTACTATGTTGTACTTCTtgatttttcttgaataaatttttacccctctttttctcaaaaaaagtaataaacaaaattaattaGCTCCATGTTCAAGGAAGATTGATAAGTTTTTCTTTAATGAATTGAATTCAAGTTACACTTCAATATTAGAAATGATGATATGATAATCTTTAGCTTGCCTTGGGATCTAGCCAATTCGTCTACACTATGTGGGGTTGAGTTTGTGGATCAAGGTCAAATTTGTGTGCATATAAATATCTTTGACCCACATAAATGTTTTGGtagtttattttctttttcttataaATTCACTTATTTTATCTTCTACATTCTCTACTtcttttttttatattcactatcgtggaatctggaggtgtccttgccgaagcaagactaatcccccagtgtgtacaacccactcacaaggtagcaacacacacagagttaacacagccggggactcgaactcaagaccatggggagcatacccacgccttaagttgcgatccacgaccgggtgagctagggccgaagcccttCTCTACTTCTTTTGATACGCAAGAATGGTGATATTTAAAAATGCATTTGAAGGACTATTGTCATGTTATAAGTAAATATATTTACATAGGTCAATCCCCTACAATGCATGTACAAATATGATTTTTGTGGACCTTCCAACTAAAGTATTTCGTTCATTAAATATAAATGATAGTACTTAAAATGATTAGAGTAGAAACATTTATAAATGAATATGGTTGAATGTGTCCTTTAAATAGAAAGATATCATAAATTCATGTAAATTTGTGCTAAGATAATTTTACGCAAGAATGTAATGGATGGGAGTTGactaaaattaaatttgaatttttgtattTTGAGGGTGAAGTTCACAGCGACAAGGTCAACCTTCTGCCCCACAAAAATGACCCAAGCCATAATAGCATTTATATTATGGTAGACAACATATGCATGGAGATGAGTGCAAGAATTGAGATAATTGATGCATGAATTGGAAAATATATTGGAATTTGTGCATGTATGGATTAGGCAATAGATAAATATATAGGAATGTGTGTGAGAAAAACAATCAATAGCATAGGGAAAGGAACCCAACACATATACAATTATACTAACTAACAATCAATAGCATAGGGAAAGGAACCCAACATTATACACAATTACATTGGCTATTAGTATACAAATATATCAAGCCAtcttcttaaaaaaataaaaaaatagaaaatgatatGAATTTGATATTTCGGCATTACAATAATATAAATTTATCATTTCTTAAAAGAATATGCCATAAAATTataaaagtacaaaaaaaaaaaactaaccatAATGTTAATTTTTAATACCAAAGACATATTATACTCACATGGCACTGGCTATCCAGCCCTTTAAAAAAAGCTGTGATTCCAAGGCATGCCCAACTCCCATAGCACCATACCTCCTGTAGCTCATGCGCATGGAATCCGTAGGTGTAGTGCGTAAgttattttttaaaaaagtttttcaTTTTACTTTTCACTCTattaattttaaacttttcaaaagatgCAATGAAATTTGATTAATTCttgattaattataattttttattttttatttaaatatataattatttgacATATAATTTAGATAATACAAGTTTTATATAATTTTAATGTCAAATATATATAATGAATAATTTATAAGTtataataaagttaaatatttatttgaaaatataatataaaattaagtttatgttttataaatatattaaataaatatttttttaataaaatattaaaaattaaaattaaaattaaaaaattaaaatattatctgataatataatataatataaaattatatttataatttaaaaaatatataatagtatataatttataaaaattaaaaatatttatatttttaatatactatatcaataattttttgaacataaaattaaaaattaaaaaaattaataacagTGAAAAgtaaaatgaaaaaattaaaaaaattaatttgacagATTTTGTGCGCATAGCTGCATTAGCTACAATGCAATGGGATTTGGGCATGCCTGAGAGTTGTCGCACTTTTTAAAGTGCTGGGTAGCCAATGCCCTATGGGAGTTGGGCATGCCTGAGAGTTGCCGCTATTTTTAAAGGGTTGGATAGCCAATGCCtactcacatatggatgcaaacaaacacatcaataaaaaatagaagcatttaatttgacgtgtttgtacacttaaatgcatgaaaaagaatttttttttttactattatCTTATTTAATTCTTTTAATCTCCATCTTATTAGTTAGCTAACACTCACTCTTATTCTACTTATTAATTATTCCTTAATACAACTAGTTCACTCATTCATACAATCATTACACTATCTAATGCAACCAGTTAAATTAGTCATGCAATTAGTTAACTCCATaccaatatattaaaaataatattattaattacgaGAGATTAAAGTTTCCCTACATAAAAATCctcaatgaatataaaataaaaatataatgatataataatataataataataataatgtagtctTAATAATTTTTTTGTGTTGGTGAAGAGTTTAGTAGAGATAtagtaatataataattttttatgtgAAATAATGAACAAAAATAATATCTTTCGACATACTTTACCTGTATTCCTTAAAAATAATATGCAAATTTAATAACTCTAATTGAATATgatatttcattaaaaaatacacacaatttgaaaaacaattcatataaattataatataaatataaatatactaattataaaaaaaattattaaaaaaaatataatacttTAAATTACAAATTAAATATCCTTCAACctcataaaattataaaaaataaaaataaaaaatagaactaTTATGATATCTATCCAACATACTAAATACCCACTTAATCCTCAAATAATTTTCCAAACGTTAATCATTGGACATGATCTAAGTTGACCCGTAATCCGATTGATCCGTGGGTGGCGGGTCCCACCTGCATAACTGACTTCTCCACGTCAATGGCGACCTGCGTTTGTCTAAATCaacttatttttaaaattttggttGAGTCTATGTTGATTTTATTATTAGCCCATGGACAAACATAAAATACAAACAATAAAATCCAACTTCGGGAACAACGTTGGACAAACCTCTCCAAGCATTAAAACATAAGTAAATTCTAAAATATCAATAAGTTTAAATTTTAAATGTAAAAGTTTGTTAAAAATGGTTTAGGGAAAATGACAAGTATTAGTTGTTTTTAGTCTAAAGATATATTTAGGGAGTTCTAGAATTTGAAGAATTTATAAAATTTTTAAAACTATGGATCTATCTTGTGAAATGTATTCAGAGAGTTTTTCTTCTAAGAGATTTgtttaaaataaatatgaatacatTTAATTAAAGTTATTGAGTTTGAATTTTAAATGTAAATAAATATCATGTTGTCTTTTTAAATTTtgggtgtaattttttttttgatttagttTGATTTCAAATTTATGTGTAAAAATTCTTAATTGATTTGTTGTGAATCATTAATTTGATTTGTTTTCAAATCTATTAAAATGGTTAATAGGCTTTtgatctattggtgaagttgaatggttctgaATGAGCCCACCAAGGATCAAATCTTGTGAAGTGCAAGGCTCTAACATTATAAGGAATTAGGCTAGGGATCGTGCCTTTGATGAATTTGGCAAAATGGATACCCCTTAGCCCTCGGCTCTTAGTCAAAAAGGCCCTCGTTCGACTGGTGTAGGCTTTGTGCCCTTACTAGACTACTATGCTCATAAGTCTAGAcctccattaaaaaaaaattaaaaaaacaatctATTGAAATCCTTACATCATTAAAATGCTTGTGAAGCTACCTTTATTAAGTGGAAGTAGGAGCAAGTGTGGATAAGTGTACATTGAAGGTCCAAAGAGTTGAGAGCCCATTTATTTATGATATGTTAGAGATCATAAAGTGATCATATGGATGTTTAATTTGAGCCTATTTGACTTTTGTCCCTTTTCAAAAATAGTTGATACTATAAAATTTACACATGcaattaattgaaaaattatgtttaatattttcAATTCTAAAATTTATGTAAGTTAGCTTTTGTTGTAACCATATTGGCTTTTATTTTGTCCACTTTGAATATTGTAGTTACACGTGTACATGTAttgatattttattaaatttatatgtTTCTTCTCCAACTAATTattcttttaatatatttaatttgaaatacATTATCACTTACACCAATCTATGAGAAAAATTAAATCTATCATATATTTAAAAGGAAATAAACACAAAGCAACATATTTaaacatattgatttatgtggaggAAATCCTTTAGGAAGAAAAATTCCAAGGTCTAAAACATCTTAATACATATTATTAATAATCAATAGTTACAAGACAGATCTAGAGTCAACCTTTAAGGAAATATTATCAATAAGAGATCTATAACAATTCTAGTACCATGGAAATACTTACAAAACTCATAATGCAGCCTCCATCTTAAGCACTCGATAAATAGggttaaaaataaacaaaatcatCAAATGGTAACTAGAAAATTCTAAGATAATAACATTTAAAACATTGTGCTCAATACTTAGTTAAAATCTAATGCCCAAATTTAAAGATTAGTCTACAAGTTAGAAAACACATTACTTTCACTTGTCATATGTTCATCAAATCATCATAATCCACTAAGCTCACTAAATTGGAAACTCCATATGTCAAATAAAAGATCCCTCCCCTTACAAAGTTAAAGTTAGTCAACAAGTGTAACTCCCCCTTGCAACTCTTTTATGCTTCATAttattgggattaaggtgtctcaacctttggaAATCCCCAcaagtaattatttatttaatttatcttaaATATTGTTTTcttacataatttatttatttctacaTATGATGGCGTGCTTGTTGGAATGGAAAGTTAAAGTATCTTCGAACATATGAAGTGACATGGTGACCAGATTCCTATATTTTAGGAGGAAGCTATCTCACTTTGTGTTAGTTGACTAGAGTCAATTTTGATAGTGATCTTATGTTGCATTGTGAGTTACAACTTATAGTTTCTATTTTCTACGAGGAGTCAAGTTGGAAAGTCAATATTATAGGTGGAGTTGTTGCATAAAGGAAATTTCTATTTCATGTTTGAGTTTCCATGGAATGTGGGTGCTTTAAAGATACAAGTACATTTAGAAAGATGGATTTTTCATGTGCACATGTTGTTACAATTAGAAAGTTGCAAGTTTTATATGTGTAAGTGTGATTAAAATACAACTATTAACATTGTATGTTGTAAACACCTTGTATGTGAATAGGAAATTTTTTCCAAGGATATTTATGCCTTTCAAGTCACCCCTATCTTTTATATTAAAATTCTATAATGATTTGGTGATTTGAATAcatttcatttgacattttaaggaaaatataaattacaaaaataaattaatttataagaATTAATATAACATCTTCTATGATTAAATTGTTTATTAGTTTATCAATCATATTGTCATACATATTAAATATGAAAAAAACTACTTAAAATTGCAACCAAAtatgtttctaaattcatattaaaaaatattgacaatcttattaaaaatctattaaatattaaaaatacttatattttattttaataaggttctaattaatatttaatttaactttaaaacataaacatcataaaatcatatatatattgatattatatgatgataactatcaatatcTTAAGTGTGCCTCTTATAAGTaagttttaaaatttatattaGAAAATATTTAAACTATCTtattaaaaacattttaaaatttatattaaccAAGCTTCTAATTAGATGTTatcctaaaaattagaaacttCAAAAATATTCCgaaacaaattatattttataataaatattataaattgatatatattattattataaattagaatactatactatatttatatataattattttttacaGCTTACTAGTAATTTAAAATGTCAAATATACCATGTAAGTCTATACAGTTTAGTAAATTTTATGGTTGCAATATAGAGTCTAAGACTAAATATATGACCATTTGGACTACTAAATTCCAAGCTTGCTTTCATGCTAAGGAGACTAATTTATTAGCTTGAGAGTTAGAGAAACATTTTACATGTTGAGTATTTTTTAGAGTAGATTATTAAGTGACGTTTGGACCAATGCATGTTCTTCCTTCTATAATTGTATGCATGTAGTGAATGGAATGATGACACATCGTAGATTTGgtcattgaatttgatggtttATGCATATGTCTATGTTTGAGTATTTTGTAGTGTAGTTATTTAATTCTAGACATACTCCTATGCTTTGCTTGTTATTCTTTGGATTCAGCCATGTAGATTTAGTTGTTATGGCAACAACTAAATCTGCACGGTTGAATTCAGAAGAATAACAGGTAGATCATTATGGACTACGGAAATTTCATGAATCTAATACTAATATGCTACCAAAATTACTCTAGAATCATGTTGTTTTGTGAGATCTCTTGAAGATAATAGCTCATTATCATGATGTTATGATGTTTTGTGCTTATTGCATACTTGTTTGTGATATTCTAAATGTTCATCTAAATTTGAAATTGTAAAGGTGTTTAATATTTTCTTTTGCAATCACTCTCTTGAATGGATTGATGTATGAAGCCACTTTTGTTGTGCACCTAGTTTCTTTTCACATAGATGCTCAAGTACATTTTTAATATGAGAAAATTTACTTCCCATGACCACAACTTTTGATTGGGAAAGCTAATTAAAATtagtattttttaaattaaatatttccagAAATAGATTATGAAATAAATTCAAGAGGAGGGGTTCTAATCCGATTGATCCATGGGTGGCGTATCACTCCCAGTCTACACGGCGATGGCGACTTCGTTTTATCTGAATGCGCATCAACTTTATTTTTAAAGGTTTTGGGGGCAACTCTCTGTTGATTTCATTACCCTACTGACGAACATAAAATACAAACAATAAAATCCAACGCTGCGAATAACTTTGGTAAGTCGTATCAACTTATTTTTCACTGAAAGTACGCCTCATCATTTGAGGAAAACTCACCAAACTAAATACCTAGTATGAAAACATGGAAAACTTAGATTGTTGTGGGAAACCGCGTAGCTATGTTTACAAAACGCTTACTTTCGCAATGAATTTTCTGTACTAGTCTTGATGTTATCACAGTACTACCATTGCAGTCAAAAAGACTTATTATCCATTTATTTACCTACCCATAGATTCCAAAGCCTTCTAGAAACCTTTCGGCTAAACATATATATATGCACTGCGTGTAGGGATTGAAGCATGGCTCATTTCATTTCAAGTACAATGGAGATGAATTTGAGAGCTGCGGCAATTGCCCTTATTCTGCCCACCTGTATCGTATGGAGTGCTTCTGCAGCGGGAAGCATAGCCATATACTGGGGCCAAAATGGCAACGAAGCTTCTCTTACCCAAACCTGCGCCACGGGTAACTTCAAATACGTCATTCTCGCATTTCTCCCTGTCTTTGGAAACGGCCAAACACCGCAGCTAAATCTGGCGGGCCACTGCGACCCTTCCTCCGGCGGCTGCAAATCACTGAGCGCCGAAATAAAATCATGCCAACAGAAAAACATAAAGGTGTTTCTGTCCTTGGGAGGAGGCGCTGGAAGCTATTCCATCGCCTCTGCCCAAGATGCACACAACGTGGCAAACTATCTGTGGAACAATTTCCTGGGCGGGAGTTCTTCGTCGCGGCCTCTGGGCGACGCCGTTTTAGACGGGATCGACTTCGATATCGAGGCAACGACTGAGCACTGGGACGATCTCGCCAGAGCGGTGTCTGCGCTTTCCTCTCGCGGCGGCAAAAAGGTGTTCCTCAGCGCCGCTCCTCAATGTCCTTTTCCCGACGCCTATGTGGGAGAGGCTCTGCAGACTGGGCTTTTTGACTTTGTTTGGATTCAGTTCTACAATAACCCCCCTTGCCAATACGCCAACGGAGGCTCTTCTCTGGTTAGCTCATGGAAGCAGTGGATAAGTTCCATACCCAAAACGACGAGTTTCTTTCTGGGGCTTCCTGCGTCCAGCAGCGCTGCAGGTAGTGGCTTCATTCCCGCCGCTACGCTGAAGTCGAATGTGCTGCCTCAGCTGAAGAAGTCGTCAAATTATGCGGGAGTAATGCTGTGGTCCAAGTTCTATGATGAGCAGACTCAATATAGCTCATCTATTAAAGGTTCTGTCTGATATCAGAGATGATCCTAGGTGAACGGTGTGTCTCGTTAAATAATACTCGAGTCTGATGTATTTAGATGGGTAGTACTCGAGTTTTAATAATGCTCATGGCTTCCACGAGCTCCCTTCATGTAATGGTGGAATTTGTAATTGAAATCAAAGCTGAAATGAAAAATTGGGTGCGTTAGGTTTTGTCCTCTCGAGTAAAGTTAAAAGTGCGTTTCCACTAAAATTATAAGTTGTTTTTATATATTATAGTAGCAACTTAAgttctttttttatatattatactAGCAACTTAAgttcattttttatatattatacTAGCAACTTTGATGGAATAGATATATTATAGTAGCAAAATTGATGGAATAGTTAACATCAGCATATTCAAATCAAGCACATACGAGTTTTTGATTGGATCAAACTATTAATACATAAAAGAGAATTAGTCATTTGTAGAAGTAATCATTTTGGATTAAGGTAAAAATGAGTTTTGAAGGGCCCCTGAAACCTTATACAAAATGATGCTAAGAGGTAGAGAATCAGATATAAACATCCAAAACAAAACGGGCTGCATGGATAAGCATAAGAAACAAcaaccaaagagacaacaaaagcccaacCATGCACAAAAGGACAGCAAGGACACCAAACCCAGACACAGACAGAACCAACAACCAGAAAATAGAAAACAACATAGACCCAGTTACATAAGGGTTTTGAGGGTCTCAGTGACCTCAGCCTCAAGGGCATTCATTTGTAGAAGTAATCGTTAAAGTAatcataaatattattaaaaacatTCAAGAAATGAACAAAGACAAATCAAACTTAAATAAAATTTTGTTAAGAAAAGTTAAAGTTTTACAAAAGTAAGATTAATTGTCCAAATAAAAGGATGAATGCATATTAATAGTATATTGTTTGAAGGCAATGATTAATCTAAAGGAGGAGCCATGCACATATATTAAAGGGAGAGCTTATTTAAATAAGGGTAGCAattaataaggacaacaatcaAGTGGTAACAAAGAGGTGTGCATTAACTATATTACTAGAGATGTGACAAAATCTTCTATTTTATGTTTTGACGGCAAAAAACATGTTTTATATCGCAAACAACCATTTTTTGGTTGTGTCAAACAATCGTTGTCGAAAGGGAAGAATATGCATGATTTGAGTGGAACAATGAAGTAAATAGAACATATATAGAGAGAATACTTAAAGAGATCATGTGTGGAGAAAATAGTATGTATTTTATGCAAGAGATTTATGAAGGATATGTACGTGGAGAGCATATGTGAGCTTGTGTGATCATACAAATGAATTTATGTTTTGGTAAATGAAAGGAATCATGGAATGATTAAATTAATGAGATTGTAGTAtttgtcatccattgaagaagcaaTATACTAAAGGTGGTACTTTTTTGAGTTAGAGGTTGGTGTCTCATATTGGAGAGGTTGGTACTTGATATTAAAGAGACTGTTGTATCTTGATTTGGTGTGTAGCTGTGGGGATTGGTGTAATGCCCCATTTCTCATAGATTTAAAAAGTAAATTAACTTCTAAAGTCTAGAAAAATGAATTAAGCTTATTTAATATTTTTAGCAAATGAAATTAAAAAGGTCAATATTAAGGTGGTACGGGAAAGAAACTAAAAATGATTATTATAAAATAGACTTTAGGAAATGATGAAAGGCATGATTGGGATTAATAATATTGTTTGACTAATTTGAGAGTTTTCTCAAATTTTGTTCTTAGAATCAGAGCTAGGAATACCATTTTCATCAGTTTAAGAGCCAACCTAGATGGCACTAGAAGATTTCGAGGCAGATTCTTCAATTGGACCAATAAACGAGATTTATAGTATTCATACAGTCAATATTGACAGATATTTGAGAGCTCTTAATTGAAAGAAGTTGAATATTTATTTCTAGTATTTGAATATACCTGGCATGAATTGTAGCGGAAGTTTATTATCAAGGGTATTAGAAGTTAATAAtctagaaaaatatttattttcaatatttgtaTATTTTGGCATGTATTTTAGTGACAATTTATTATCATTGAGAAGTAATATTTCAAAGgaactttatttaaaaattaatattaaaatccaTGAGTTCAATATTGAATATATTGTGGTTTTGTCTATTGTTTGGTAGAAAACACATGATATTCAATCTTTCTTATTGGCCGAAACATCATTGGCCATATTATATTGCGTGAAGTTGTTTAGAAATCATTCCAATTGTGGCTATTGACTAGGTTATATAAGAACAATGAAGCGGATTATTTTCTTGAAATCACAAGTAATCCATATGAATTAGTATAGTCTATAGCCTTGGATGAATAGtcattcatttttttatttcatgGTAGGTATTGAATTTTTGGGTGTAATCCTTTTTGTGGgaatcatattttggtgcttctttGGATGCAGCTAGCTATACAAATATTTTATTGGACCCTAGAGGATGTAGATCTACAAGTTTCTCATATATCTCTTAGTGCCATTGCATGTGATGGTTATTAGCAAAGTAATTGAAAAAGGAAGCACTACATTAGGAGTCATTCATAGTTTTCTATGACTCGATGTGAACTCTTTGAGAAGCATATGTTATTGTTCACTTGATGAGATTCATCGGGAGCTCTCTGCCAATTCAAGTGCATCCATTTTATCATTGTATCTCTtttaataggggttttcctataTTAAGCAGGGTTTATTTCTATTACGCtatctatttaataattttttccaatctatctatctagttgtctatggaggtggaCACACTAAAATAGGGGCTTGATTGAGGAAACCCCCTATACAACTCCAACATTTTCCCCTTCCTAAGTGTGTTTAGGCAACAAATAGGTTCAAGGAGAATGGATCTAGTTTTGCGTGATTTCTGGTGTTTTGTGTTCTATAGCCATACATATGATAGTGTGGTGTGCAAACATCTCCACAAAGCACTACCATCTAAGACTAAGGCTTTATCAGATTGATGGTAAAACTTGTATATAATTAGATTTCATTTTCCACAGTTAAAATTCTTTTTTCTATCATTTCAAATTCCTTTGTACTTATTCAGTGATGTCTATTTCTATTTAGTGTAGTTTCCATTCCATTCCTATTGTTGATCTCCCTTGCTTACTCTAGAGCGCTATTTAAGTGAGGTAGTGAAGGCTGATTTG
This window harbors:
- the LOC131071708 gene encoding acidic endochitinase-like encodes the protein MNLRAAAIALILPTCIVWSASAAGSIAIYWGQNGNEASLTQTCATGNFKYVILAFLPVFGNGQTPQLNLAGHCDPSSGGCKSLSAEIKSCQQKNIKVFLSLGGGAGSYSIASAQDAHNVANYLWNNFLGGSSSSRPLGDAVLDGIDFDIEATTEHWDDLARAVSALSSRGGKKVFLSAAPQCPFPDAYVGEALQTGLFDFVWIQFYNNPPCQYANGGSSLVSSWKQWISSIPKTTSFFLGLPASSSAAGSGFIPAATLKSNVLPQLKKSSNYAGVMLWSKFYDEQTQYSSSIKGSV